A genome region from Chlorobaculum tepidum TLS includes the following:
- the cmk gene encoding (d)CMP kinase, giving the protein MESPIEKKPIIVAIDGPAASGKSTTAKILAARLGYTYIDTGAMYRSVTLKVLREGLLDEIRKDETRIAELLQTITIGFQGQRVFLDGEDVSEAIRENRVSREVSFISSLKPVRDKLRELQQEMGRKRGIVMDGRDIGTVIFPDAELKIFLIADPAERAKRRHAELLLKAGGAAVPSVEALEEEIKQRDRDDEQRTHAPLKRHPDAVLLDTSNMTIDEQVNVVYDLVNKIVEQQSL; this is encoded by the coding sequence TTGGAGAGCCCTATCGAAAAGAAACCGATCATCGTCGCCATAGACGGTCCGGCAGCATCCGGTAAAAGCACGACCGCCAAAATTCTTGCGGCCCGGCTCGGATACACCTACATCGATACCGGAGCCATGTACCGCTCCGTGACCCTCAAGGTGCTTCGTGAAGGTTTGCTCGACGAGATTCGGAAAGATGAGACCCGCATTGCCGAACTCCTTCAGACGATCACCATCGGCTTTCAAGGGCAGCGGGTTTTTCTTGATGGTGAGGATGTCTCCGAAGCGATCAGGGAGAACCGGGTCAGCCGCGAGGTCAGTTTCATCAGCTCTCTCAAGCCGGTTCGTGACAAACTCCGCGAGCTTCAGCAGGAGATGGGCCGGAAACGCGGCATCGTCATGGATGGGCGCGATATTGGCACCGTCATTTTCCCCGACGCCGAGCTGAAAATTTTTCTTATTGCCGATCCGGCGGAGCGCGCCAAACGGCGTCATGCCGAGCTTCTGCTTAAGGCTGGCGGCGCGGCGGTTCCCTCTGTCGAGGCGCTTGAAGAAGAGATCAAGCAGCGCGATCGCGATGATGAGCAGCGCACCCACGCGCCGCTCAAACGTCATCCCGATGCGGTTCTGCTCGATACTTCGAATATGACCATCGACGAACAGGTCAACGTCGTGTACGATCTGGTCAATAAAATTGTGGAGCAGCAGAGCCTGTGA
- the rpsA gene encoding 30S ribosomal protein S1, which translates to MSETTTLETPKPKVPGRKKVKIFAHYEPAELEQMESLYTSTLSEISEEEIVKGRIVSISNKDVTIDVGFKSEGIVSLLEFRDDDEIKVGDDVEVYLENIEDKMGQLILSKRKADVLRIWDKIYDSIENDTIINGKIINRVKGGMTVSLSGVEAFLPGSQIDVKPVRDFDALVGKTMDFRVVKINPVTQNIVVSHKVILEEEYAAKREEMLANIKVGMVLEGTVKNITDFGIFVDLGGLDGLVHITDITWGRINHPSEVVELDQPIKVVVVGFDENTKRVSLGMKQLEAHPWENIEIKYPVGIKATGRVVSITDYGAFVEIEKGIEGLVHISEMSWTQHIKHPSQFVSLNQEVEVVILNIDKEHTKLSLSMKRVSEDPWIALSEKYVEGSLHKGTVSNITDFGVFVELEPGVDGLVHISDLSWTKKIRHPSELVKKGQELEVKVLKFDVNARRIALGHKQINNDPWGEFEQKYAVGAECTGAISQIIEKGVIVILPGEVDGFVPVSHLLQGGVKDIHSSFKIGDELPLRVIEFDKENKRIILSALEYFKDKSKEEIEAYLQAHPNEKKEIEAASAELEPQPKGR; encoded by the coding sequence ATGTCAGAAACAACAACGCTGGAAACGCCGAAGCCGAAAGTGCCGGGCAGAAAAAAAGTCAAGATTTTCGCTCACTACGAACCAGCCGAGCTTGAGCAGATGGAGTCGCTCTACACGAGCACCCTTTCGGAGATCAGTGAAGAGGAGATCGTCAAGGGTCGAATCGTTTCGATCTCCAACAAGGATGTCACCATCGACGTGGGCTTCAAATCGGAAGGTATCGTTTCGCTTCTCGAGTTCCGTGACGATGACGAAATCAAGGTCGGCGATGATGTCGAGGTCTATCTCGAGAACATCGAAGACAAGATGGGGCAGCTTATTCTTTCCAAAAGGAAAGCCGACGTGCTTCGCATCTGGGACAAGATTTACGATTCAATCGAGAACGACACCATCATCAATGGCAAGATCATCAACCGCGTCAAGGGTGGCATGACGGTCTCCCTGTCGGGTGTCGAGGCCTTCTTGCCCGGTTCGCAGATCGACGTCAAGCCGGTTCGCGACTTCGATGCCCTGGTCGGCAAGACCATGGACTTCAGGGTCGTCAAGATCAACCCGGTCACCCAGAACATTGTCGTCAGCCACAAGGTCATCCTCGAAGAGGAGTATGCGGCCAAGCGCGAGGAGATGCTTGCCAACATCAAGGTCGGCATGGTTCTCGAAGGCACCGTCAAGAACATCACCGATTTCGGTATCTTTGTCGATCTCGGCGGTCTGGACGGTCTGGTGCACATCACCGACATCACCTGGGGCAGGATCAACCATCCGTCCGAAGTGGTCGAGCTCGACCAGCCGATCAAGGTCGTGGTCGTCGGCTTCGACGAGAACACCAAGCGTGTTTCGCTCGGCATGAAGCAGCTCGAAGCCCATCCGTGGGAAAACATCGAAATCAAATATCCGGTTGGCATCAAGGCGACTGGCCGCGTGGTTTCCATCACCGATTACGGCGCCTTCGTCGAGATCGAGAAGGGCATCGAGGGTCTTGTTCACATCTCCGAGATGAGCTGGACGCAGCATATCAAGCATCCGAGCCAGTTCGTGTCGCTCAACCAGGAGGTCGAGGTCGTCATCCTCAACATCGACAAGGAGCACACCAAGCTGTCGCTGTCGATGAAGCGCGTGTCGGAAGACCCGTGGATCGCCCTCTCCGAGAAGTATGTTGAGGGTTCGCTGCACAAGGGCACGGTCAGCAACATCACCGATTTCGGTGTATTCGTGGAGCTGGAGCCTGGCGTTGACGGTCTGGTGCATATCTCCGACCTGTCGTGGACCAAGAAGATCCGCCACCCCAGCGAGCTGGTCAAAAAAGGCCAGGAACTCGAAGTCAAGGTGCTGAAATTCGACGTCAACGCACGCCGCATTGCGCTTGGCCACAAGCAGATCAACAACGATCCCTGGGGCGAGTTTGAGCAGAAGTATGCCGTCGGCGCCGAGTGTACCGGGGCGATTTCGCAGATCATCGAGAAGGGCGTCATCGTCATTCTCCCCGGCGAAGTCGATGGCTTCGTGCCGGTGTCGCACCTGTTGCAAGGCGGTGTGAAGGACATTCACTCTTCCTTCAAGATCGGCGACGAGCTGCCGCTCCGCGTCATCGAGTTTGATAAGGAGAACAAACGCATCATTCTCTCGGCGCTCGAGTACTTCAAGGACAAGAGCAAAGAGGAGATCGAAGCGTATCTTCAGGCTCACCCGAACGAGAAAAAAGAGATCGAGGCCGCCAGCGCCGAGCTGGAGCCGCAGCCGAAAGGCCGCTGA
- the era gene encoding GTPase Era, translating to MQPPLFSCGHVTFVGAPNAGKSTLLNRLLDHKLSIVTPKPQTTRKKITGIYHDDRSQIIILDTPGIMDPKQSLHESMLEITRRSLRESDVIVALIPFQKGDEPIDRKFASELIEQWVKPTGKPFVIALNKADLVPEETAKEAQTEIISKYKPVATLALSALTGGNIPELVELLRPLLPFDEPIWPDDILSTEPERFFVGEIIREKIFLQYGREIPYSTEVVIDEFKEQHENNPSRKELIRCSVIVERNSQKQIIVGQKGAAIKKLGQAARKEIEELLDRPVYLEIFVKVRPDWRKKKNLLKSYGY from the coding sequence GTGCAGCCACCACTATTTTCTTGCGGCCACGTAACCTTTGTCGGCGCGCCAAATGCGGGCAAATCGACCCTACTGAACCGTCTGCTGGATCACAAGCTATCGATTGTCACCCCAAAACCGCAAACGACAAGAAAAAAAATTACCGGAATTTACCATGACGACCGGAGCCAGATCATTATTCTCGACACTCCCGGCATCATGGACCCAAAGCAATCGCTGCACGAATCGATGCTCGAAATCACCCGGCGCTCGCTCCGGGAGTCAGATGTCATTGTCGCGCTCATCCCGTTCCAGAAAGGCGACGAACCCATCGACCGGAAATTCGCCAGCGAACTGATCGAACAGTGGGTGAAGCCTACAGGCAAACCCTTCGTCATCGCACTGAACAAAGCCGACCTCGTGCCGGAAGAGACCGCCAAAGAGGCGCAAACGGAGATCATAAGCAAGTACAAGCCCGTGGCGACGCTCGCCCTGTCAGCCCTCACCGGCGGCAACATACCAGAGCTGGTCGAGCTGCTCAGGCCACTGTTACCATTCGACGAACCGATCTGGCCGGATGACATTCTCAGCACCGAGCCGGAGCGCTTTTTCGTCGGCGAGATCATCCGCGAAAAAATCTTTCTGCAATACGGGCGCGAAATTCCCTACTCAACCGAGGTAGTCATCGATGAATTCAAGGAGCAGCACGAAAACAACCCAAGCCGCAAGGAGCTGATCCGCTGCTCGGTCATTGTCGAACGCAACAGCCAGAAGCAGATCATCGTCGGCCAGAAGGGCGCGGCCATCAAAAAACTCGGCCAGGCCGCTCGCAAGGAAATAGAAGAACTCCTTGACCGACCGGTGTACCTCGAAATTTTCGTGAAGGTCCGCCCCGACTGGCGCAAAAAAAAGAACCTCCTCAAAAGCTACGGCTACTGA
- the rodA gene encoding rod shape-determining protein RodA, protein MEKYNKFDLLWLLVPLSGLIVMGLMAVYSATNGSTESVPLFYKQLSWAVTGAIAASIIYFMDYRVVKDNAYFMYAAGIILLIAVLVFGKKVAGATSWVRFGMFSFQPSELTKMFTIIAMARFLSDDQTDIGNMMDLGKALAIALVPAGLIMLQPDMGTTLTCLSFIVPMIVLAGFDLYYILLGVVPVALMLSGFFNLTILATIAVLSMVMFFLLRKKFYLHQFLVTGGGLLGGLLTWKFTSVILKPHQIKRIQIFLDPTADPRGAGYNALQAKIAIASGGIFGKGFLHGTQTQLRYIPAQWTDFIFCVIAEELGFLGSTLLLLLFAALVLRLVWMVGAIKNRFVELLLAGYASLLLTHVVINIGMTIGVMPVIGVPLPFISYGGSSLVANMMMVGLAMNFSKNRRHIGY, encoded by the coding sequence ATGGAAAAGTACAATAAATTTGATCTTTTATGGCTTCTGGTTCCCCTGTCGGGCCTGATCGTCATGGGACTTATGGCTGTTTACAGCGCTACCAATGGCTCGACCGAATCGGTTCCCCTCTTTTACAAACAGCTCTCCTGGGCTGTCACAGGAGCCATTGCGGCCTCTATCATTTATTTCATGGATTATCGCGTCGTAAAAGATAATGCCTACTTTATGTATGCGGCTGGCATTATTCTGCTGATAGCGGTGCTTGTCTTCGGAAAGAAGGTGGCTGGAGCGACAAGCTGGGTGCGTTTCGGTATGTTCAGTTTTCAGCCCTCCGAACTCACCAAAATGTTTACCATCATTGCGATGGCGAGGTTTCTGTCGGACGACCAGACCGATATTGGCAACATGATGGATCTCGGCAAAGCGCTTGCCATTGCGCTGGTTCCCGCCGGACTTATCATGCTTCAGCCGGATATGGGCACGACGCTGACCTGCCTGTCGTTTATCGTTCCCATGATTGTTCTGGCCGGTTTCGATCTCTATTATATTCTGCTCGGGGTGGTTCCGGTGGCTTTGATGCTTTCCGGTTTTTTCAATCTGACCATTCTTGCGACCATTGCCGTTCTTTCGATGGTCATGTTTTTCCTGCTCAGGAAAAAGTTTTATTTACACCAGTTCCTCGTTACCGGAGGAGGTTTGCTGGGCGGATTGCTGACCTGGAAGTTTACTTCAGTTATTCTCAAGCCTCACCAGATCAAGAGAATTCAAATATTTCTTGATCCGACAGCCGATCCACGGGGTGCCGGATACAATGCGCTTCAGGCTAAAATTGCCATTGCCTCAGGCGGGATTTTTGGGAAAGGATTTCTTCACGGCACGCAAACTCAACTTCGGTATATTCCTGCGCAGTGGACGGATTTCATTTTCTGCGTGATTGCCGAAGAACTGGGATTTTTGGGTTCGACGTTATTGCTTCTGCTCTTTGCGGCCCTTGTGCTTCGTCTTGTCTGGATGGTCGGAGCTATCAAGAACCGTTTCGTCGAACTGTTGCTTGCCGGATATGCCTCGTTGCTTCTGACTCATGTGGTGATCAATATCGGTATGACTATTGGCGTTATGCCTGTTATTGGCGTTCCCCTTCCGTTTATTTCATATGGTGGATCCTCTCTGGTCGCGAACATGATGATGGTTGGCCTTGCCATGAACTTTTCAAAAAACCGGAGACATATCGGTTATTGA
- the mtaB gene encoding tRNA (N(6)-L-threonylcarbamoyladenosine(37)-C(2))-methylthiotransferase MtaB → MKQKSVAAVTLGCKVNYAETSSIVDALVSQGWQLNAIDDGADVLIIHTCAVTGEAERKSRQQIRKIIRNHPGSRVGVIGCYAQLDPKRIADIKGVSFVLGTTDKFEIAWYDGESLPNDSEPLVKVSPVDKAITAHPACSMLSQPEKGRTRAFLKIQDGCSFGCAYCSIPLARGRSRSVSLSTVLDRAQKIADAGYREIVLTGINIGDYQDGDTRLSGLLRRLETIDVSRIRISSVEPQLLDDELIDIVAASGKIMPHFHLPLQSGSDTVLRAMRRHYDTAFYRERLMKALSLIRGCAIGADVMVGYPGESERDFEEMCRFIEELPVAYLHVFTCSPRPGTKLFAEIAEKKLIRIPSAESSSRAARLGVIGERIERRFAEAFIGSTLKVLFEEASALPGGAVRWSGYSEHYLRVSVDTSAGELRGQVREVIIDGFGEGLQLHGRLLS, encoded by the coding sequence ATGAAACAGAAAAGTGTCGCTGCTGTAACTCTTGGTTGTAAAGTGAATTATGCCGAAACATCGTCCATAGTCGATGCGTTGGTTTCCCAGGGATGGCAATTAAATGCAATCGATGACGGAGCGGATGTGCTCATTATTCATACCTGTGCTGTTACCGGTGAAGCAGAACGAAAGTCAAGACAGCAGATAAGAAAAATCATAAGAAATCATCCGGGAAGCAGGGTTGGGGTGATTGGTTGCTACGCACAGCTTGATCCGAAACGGATTGCTGATATCAAGGGCGTTTCATTCGTGCTGGGTACAACTGACAAGTTTGAAATCGCCTGGTACGATGGTGAATCCTTGCCGAACGATTCCGAACCCTTGGTAAAAGTTTCTCCTGTCGATAAGGCAATAACCGCGCATCCGGCGTGCTCAATGCTTTCTCAGCCTGAAAAGGGAAGAACCAGAGCTTTTCTGAAAATCCAGGATGGTTGCAGTTTTGGTTGCGCTTATTGTTCGATTCCTCTGGCGAGGGGGCGTTCACGCTCGGTGTCTCTTTCAACGGTGCTCGATAGGGCTCAAAAAATTGCTGATGCCGGTTATCGTGAAATCGTGCTTACCGGTATCAATATTGGCGATTACCAGGATGGAGATACCCGCCTGTCCGGTTTGCTCCGGCGTCTCGAAACGATTGATGTCAGCAGGATTCGAATAAGCTCGGTGGAACCACAGCTGCTCGATGACGAGTTGATCGATATTGTTGCAGCTTCCGGCAAGATCATGCCCCATTTCCATCTGCCGTTGCAGAGTGGCTCCGATACTGTGCTTCGGGCAATGAGGCGGCATTACGACACAGCATTTTATCGCGAGCGGCTTATGAAAGCACTCTCCTTGATCAGGGGGTGCGCTATCGGTGCCGATGTGATGGTTGGTTATCCTGGCGAAAGCGAGCGCGATTTTGAAGAGATGTGCCGTTTTATCGAAGAGTTGCCGGTTGCCTATCTGCACGTTTTCACCTGTTCGCCACGGCCAGGCACGAAGCTTTTTGCCGAAATAGCTGAAAAAAAGCTGATTCGCATACCTTCCGCTGAAAGCTCGTCGCGAGCGGCCAGGCTTGGCGTGATCGGCGAACGGATCGAACGGCGCTTTGCCGAAGCGTTTATCGGTAGTACCCTGAAAGTGTTGTTCGAGGAGGCCTCGGCGCTTCCGGGAGGAGCAGTGCGCTGGAGCGGATACAGTGAGCATTACCTCCGGGTGAGCGTCGATACCAGCGCCGGGGAGCTGCGAGGTCAGGTGCGGGAGGTGATCATCGATGGCTTCGGAGAGGGTTTGCAATTACATGGCAGACTCTTATCTTAA
- a CDS encoding adenine phosphoribosyltransferase, translating to MPIKSRIRTVPDYPKKGIMFRDITTLIKDPVGFRLVIDNMTQHYLSNGVDFDAIVGIESRGFILGGALAYTLGKGFVPVRKPGKLPADVVQLEYELEYGTDKIEMHTDALVQGQRVLLVDDLLATGGTALAAAGLVEKLGGVVASMAFIVNLPDIGGEKKIREKGYNIYFLTEFEGD from the coding sequence ATGCCCATCAAATCCAGAATCCGTACTGTTCCCGATTATCCGAAAAAAGGGATCATGTTCCGTGACATTACCACCCTTATCAAGGATCCGGTCGGATTCCGTCTGGTGATCGACAACATGACCCAGCATTATCTGTCCAACGGAGTCGATTTTGATGCGATCGTGGGTATTGAGTCCAGGGGTTTCATTCTCGGTGGCGCGCTTGCCTATACGCTTGGCAAGGGATTCGTGCCAGTCAGGAAGCCAGGCAAACTGCCGGCGGATGTGGTGCAGCTCGAATACGAACTCGAGTATGGTACCGACAAGATCGAGATGCATACTGACGCTCTTGTTCAAGGGCAGCGCGTGCTTCTGGTTGATGATCTTCTTGCTACGGGCGGCACGGCTCTTGCCGCTGCCGGACTGGTCGAGAAGCTCGGCGGTGTCGTGGCAAGCATGGCCTTCATCGTCAATCTGCCCGATATTGGCGGCGAAAAGAAGATTCGTGAAAAAGGCTATAACATCTACTTCCTGACAGAGTTCGAAGGTGATTGA
- a CDS encoding sodium:proton antiporter, translated as MTCCSDFLKRSAVAAATTLIFSLTVPSVAFCASGGGEHSFLPPVWLAAPFVVLLLMIATGPLFYPRFWEHHYQKVSIVLGVPVALWYAFMAEHGGHMLLHTLEEYISFIALISSLFVVAGGILIKIERRGTPLLNALLLLFGAVLANVVGTTGASMLLIRPYLRVNKGRLKPFHIVFFIFIISNIGGALTPIGDPPLFLGFLRGVPFFWVIQHLWLPWLVTIGLLTAIFLVLDLKAGKNEAEQEYSGRITLIGRRNFLYLIPLIGSIFLDPAVIPGFPSLQEIFHVPFGIREVIMLTIAVVAYKTANQDALGGNEFNFEPIKEVAFLFVGIFATMIPALQLIGAYAQSHAAEFTVTKFYWFTGILSGVLDNAPTYLNFLAGALGKFGLDSNSIADVVKFSRGMDSPIAGDVPSTLYLMAISVGAVFFGAFTYIGNAPNFMVKNIAEQTEADVPSFVEYIYRYSIPVLLPVFGIIWFVLFHW; from the coding sequence ATGACTTGTTGCTCTGATTTTTTGAAACGTAGCGCGGTGGCGGCCGCTACCACGCTTATTTTTTCTTTGACCGTTCCTTCCGTGGCGTTTTGCGCATCCGGGGGCGGGGAGCACTCATTCCTGCCTCCGGTCTGGCTGGCAGCACCGTTCGTGGTGCTGCTTCTGATGATCGCTACCGGTCCGCTTTTCTATCCGAGATTCTGGGAACACCATTATCAGAAGGTTTCGATCGTTCTGGGTGTTCCTGTAGCGCTCTGGTACGCCTTCATGGCGGAACATGGCGGGCACATGCTTCTGCACACCCTTGAAGAGTACATCTCCTTCATCGCCCTGATATCTTCGCTTTTCGTTGTGGCTGGAGGCATCCTGATCAAAATCGAACGGCGGGGGACACCGCTGCTCAATGCGCTTTTGCTTCTGTTTGGCGCAGTGCTTGCCAATGTTGTTGGTACGACTGGTGCCTCGATGTTGCTGATCAGGCCATATCTCAGGGTTAACAAAGGACGCCTGAAGCCATTTCATATCGTTTTTTTCATCTTCATCATCAGCAATATCGGTGGTGCGCTGACACCGATCGGGGATCCGCCGCTCTTTCTCGGCTTTCTGCGCGGCGTACCATTCTTCTGGGTGATTCAGCATCTTTGGCTGCCCTGGCTGGTGACGATCGGGTTGCTTACGGCTATTTTTCTGGTGCTCGATCTGAAGGCAGGGAAGAACGAGGCCGAGCAGGAATATTCTGGCCGTATCACGTTGATCGGGCGCAGGAATTTCCTCTACCTGATTCCGCTTATCGGCTCGATCTTTCTCGATCCTGCCGTCATTCCGGGATTTCCGAGCCTCCAGGAGATTTTTCATGTGCCTTTTGGCATCAGGGAGGTCATCATGCTGACGATCGCGGTCGTTGCCTACAAGACGGCCAATCAGGATGCCCTCGGGGGCAACGAGTTTAACTTCGAGCCGATCAAGGAGGTCGCGTTCCTTTTCGTGGGCATCTTCGCCACCATGATTCCTGCGCTTCAGCTGATTGGTGCGTATGCGCAGTCCCATGCAGCTGAATTTACGGTCACGAAGTTCTACTGGTTCACCGGAATTCTCTCCGGTGTACTGGATAATGCACCGACCTACCTGAACTTTCTGGCTGGAGCGCTTGGCAAGTTTGGTCTCGATTCCAACAGCATTGCCGATGTCGTGAAGTTTTCCCGGGGCATGGACTCACCGATCGCCGGTGACGTCCCTTCGACGCTTTATCTCATGGCAATATCGGTGGGCGCGGTCTTTTTCGGCGCGTTCACCTATATCGGTAACGCTCCGAACTTCATGGTCAAGAACATCGCCGAACAGACCGAGGCCGATGTTCCCTCTTTCGTGGAGTATATTTACCGCTATTCGATTCCGGTGCTGCTGCCGGTATTCGGAATCATCTGGTTTGTGCTGTTCCACTGGTAG
- a CDS encoding HU family DNA-binding protein has protein sequence MTMGQTTTKADLVNVIAQRTGLTKNETESVVDCLFESIIDSLKAGKRIEIRGFGSFNIRYKNLRQARNPRTGEKVTVEPKNVPTFKISKEFKHAVSESLKANK, from the coding sequence ATTACCATGGGACAGACAACCACCAAAGCCGACCTGGTGAACGTGATCGCCCAACGCACAGGTCTGACCAAAAACGAAACCGAATCGGTCGTTGATTGCTTGTTCGAAAGCATCATCGACTCGCTGAAAGCCGGAAAACGCATTGAAATCCGGGGATTTGGGTCGTTCAACATTCGCTACAAGAATCTCCGGCAGGCAAGAAACCCAAGAACGGGTGAAAAGGTAACCGTCGAGCCAAAAAATGTGCCGACCTTCAAAATCTCCAAAGAGTTCAAGCACGCGGTCAGCGAAAGCCTGAAAGCCAACAAATAA
- a CDS encoding sulfite exporter TauE/SafE family protein, producing the protein MQYLILLITGIAAGLLSGMFGVGGGVIIVPALIFFLGMSQETASATSLIALLLPVGLLGVYEYYQAGKITTEHIWFGLIIALGLFAGAFFGAKLAIELSNDLLRRMFAVFLVLVAIRLWY; encoded by the coding sequence ATGCAGTATCTCATTCTGCTCATTACGGGAATCGCCGCAGGCCTCTTGTCCGGCATGTTCGGCGTGGGCGGTGGCGTGATCATCGTTCCGGCACTTATCTTCTTTTTAGGCATGAGCCAAGAAACCGCCAGTGCGACGTCACTCATAGCGTTGCTGCTGCCGGTCGGACTTCTCGGCGTATACGAATATTATCAGGCCGGCAAGATCACGACGGAGCACATCTGGTTCGGACTGATCATCGCCCTGGGCCTTTTCGCCGGCGCTTTCTTCGGCGCAAAGCTGGCAATTGAACTCTCAAACGATCTTTTAAGAAGGATGTTCGCTGTTTTTCTTGTTTTAGTAGCAATCCGCCTTTGGTATTAA
- the ftsH gene encoding ATP-dependent zinc metalloprotease FtsH, whose amino-acid sequence MQPNKSNDKAPRNRPDNRFMPPDRDTDQDDRFPGKEGNGDRFPRFILFLMLAVLGLFVFQRFFSQDISPEISYNEYRSIVSGGSLSEVTVKTSQDNSALLTGKLKAPDSLRLTSGSTVRSDQFMVRLPGFDRAQADSLSASGVQVKITQSSDEFSNFLLLMLPWGLFGFAYFFIFRRMSMQNDVQRNIFSFGKSRAKLISEFDVKVTFNDVAGVDEAIEELKETVEFLMNPEKFQKIGGKIPKGVLLLGPPGTGKTLLAKAIAGEAKVPFFSISGADFVEMFVGVGAARVRDLFETAKKNSPCIVFIDEIDAVGRSRGAGLGGGHDEREQTLNQLLVEMDGFTARDNVILIAATNRPDVLDSALLRPGRFDRQITIDKPDIRGRKAILEIHTRKKPLDSSVDLETIAKSTPGFSGADLANLVNEAALLASRYNQTEITADNFEEARDKVLMGPERRSMYISEEQKKLTAYHEAGHVIVSKFTSGSDPIHKVTIIPRGRSLGQTAYLPLEDRYTQNREYLIAMITYALGGRAAEELIFNEVSTGAANDIEKATEIARKMVKNWGMSDKLGPINYGDGHREVFLGKDYSHVREYSEDTALQIDVEVRRIITECMDNARKILTAHVRILHEMAARLIEKESLDSEEIDAIVSSETAVANSPA is encoded by the coding sequence ATGCAGCCAAATAAAAGCAACGACAAGGCTCCGCGAAACCGGCCCGACAACCGTTTCATGCCGCCAGACAGAGATACGGATCAGGACGACCGCTTTCCCGGAAAGGAGGGAAACGGGGACAGATTCCCCAGGTTCATCCTCTTCCTGATGCTGGCAGTGCTTGGTCTTTTTGTTTTCCAGCGCTTTTTCTCCCAGGACATCTCCCCGGAAATCTCCTATAATGAGTACCGTTCAATTGTTTCCGGAGGGTCTCTGTCTGAAGTGACCGTCAAAACCAGCCAGGACAACTCCGCCCTGCTAACCGGAAAGCTCAAGGCGCCCGACAGCCTTCGACTGACCAGTGGTTCCACTGTACGCTCCGACCAGTTCATGGTCAGGCTTCCGGGCTTCGACCGCGCCCAGGCCGACAGCCTTTCGGCGAGCGGCGTCCAGGTCAAGATCACCCAGAGCAGCGACGAGTTTTCAAATTTTCTGTTGCTCATGCTGCCGTGGGGACTGTTCGGCTTCGCCTACTTCTTCATCTTCAGACGAATGTCGATGCAGAACGACGTACAGAGAAACATCTTCAGCTTTGGCAAGAGCCGAGCCAAACTCATCAGCGAGTTTGACGTCAAGGTAACGTTTAATGATGTGGCTGGTGTTGATGAAGCGATCGAGGAGCTGAAGGAGACCGTGGAGTTCCTCATGAACCCTGAGAAGTTCCAGAAGATCGGCGGTAAAATCCCCAAAGGCGTGCTGCTGCTCGGCCCTCCCGGAACCGGCAAAACATTGCTCGCCAAGGCAATCGCCGGAGAAGCCAAGGTACCGTTTTTCTCGATTTCGGGCGCTGATTTCGTGGAGATGTTCGTCGGCGTCGGCGCGGCGAGAGTTCGGGATTTGTTCGAAACCGCCAAAAAGAATTCGCCCTGCATCGTCTTCATCGATGAGATCGACGCCGTTGGCCGGAGCCGTGGCGCGGGCCTCGGCGGCGGCCACGACGAACGTGAGCAGACGCTAAACCAGCTCCTGGTGGAGATGGACGGGTTCACCGCCAGGGACAACGTGATCCTGATTGCTGCGACCAACCGCCCGGATGTGCTCGACAGCGCGCTGTTGCGACCTGGCAGGTTCGACCGGCAGATCACCATCGACAAACCCGACATTCGCGGACGCAAAGCAATTCTGGAAATTCACACAAGAAAAAAGCCGCTTGACAGTTCGGTCGATCTGGAGACGATTGCCAAGAGCACTCCGGGCTTCTCGGGAGCCGATCTGGCCAATCTGGTCAATGAAGCGGCCTTGCTCGCATCGCGATACAACCAGACCGAAATCACCGCCGACAACTTCGAAGAGGCGCGCGACAAGGTTCTTATGGGCCCCGAACGCCGGAGCATGTACATCTCCGAGGAGCAGAAAAAGCTGACCGCCTATCACGAGGCCGGCCATGTAATCGTCTCGAAATTCACCAGCGGCTCCGACCCGATTCACAAGGTCACGATCATCCCGCGAGGCCGCAGCCTCGGCCAAACCGCCTACCTGCCGCTCGAAGACCGTTATACCCAGAACCGGGAGTACCTGATCGCCATGATCACCTATGCACTTGGCGGCCGGGCAGCAGAAGAGCTGATCTTCAATGAGGTGAGCACCGGCGCGGCCAACGATATAGAAAAAGCAACCGAGATTGCCCGGAAAATGGTGAAAAACTGGGGTATGAGCGACAAGCTCGGCCCGATCAATTACGGCGACGGACACAGGGAGGTCTTTCTCGGCAAAGACTATTCGCATGTGAGGGAGTACAGCGAGGATACAGCTCTTCAGATCGATGTCGAGGTGCGCAGAATCATAACCGAATGCATGGACAATGCACGAAAAATTCTTACAGCGCATGTCCGGATTCTGCACGAAATGGCTGCTCGTTTGATTGAAAAGGAGTCGCTCGATTCGGAGGAAATCGACGCTATCGTCAGTTCGGAAACAGCTGTTGCAAACTCTCCGGCATGA